A portion of the Paenibacillus marchantiae genome contains these proteins:
- a CDS encoding ABC transporter substrate-binding protein has product MKNKKTKKMVLLMVTLLLAFSTVLAGCGGSNTNDTSGNAASGGEAGDKDTVKLKVYLIGGPQRDLPMVQEEMNKYLMEKINTTVDITMIDWGDYSKRMPVITASGENYDIAFTSSWAYDYLPNATRGAFLPINDLLDKYGQGIKEQLDPRFLTGSQIGGQNYAVPVNKELASQWVWRFNKQYVDKYNMDITKIRTLEDLEPYLQQIKDNEPADITPLAVPKGFKPYLAFDFLLGDEFPVGINMNGDTGKYVNVLESEELKSSLKTIRKYYQAGYLRKDVATLEGIDNIKTGKWFVDREQTQPYAELGWSRSAGYDIVTTPMQDPVIFTGSATGAMHAISANSKNPERAMMFLNLLNTDPYLRNLINYGIEGTHYKKISDNVIEDLPAMKDGFQMPGFALGNLFLTYMHKEDPADKWEAFKEFNNSAKVAPSFGFNFNPDPVKTEVASISAIVKEFYPSIMTGAVDPDEHLPKAIEKLKAAGLDKVIAEAQKQYDEWKAANQK; this is encoded by the coding sequence ATGAAGAACAAAAAGACCAAAAAAATGGTTCTGCTCATGGTTACTTTACTGCTTGCTTTTTCTACTGTTCTAGCGGGCTGCGGTGGCAGTAATACCAATGATACAAGCGGGAATGCGGCATCCGGGGGAGAAGCCGGCGATAAGGACACGGTGAAGCTCAAGGTATATCTGATTGGTGGTCCACAGCGCGATTTGCCAATGGTACAGGAAGAAATGAACAAATACTTAATGGAGAAAATAAATACAACCGTCGACATCACGATGATTGACTGGGGTGATTATTCCAAACGTATGCCAGTCATTACCGCTTCGGGCGAAAATTATGATATCGCTTTCACTTCTTCCTGGGCTTATGATTATCTGCCAAATGCCACCAGAGGAGCATTCCTGCCAATCAATGATCTGTTGGATAAGTATGGTCAGGGCATTAAAGAGCAACTTGATCCACGGTTCCTTACGGGATCGCAGATCGGTGGCCAAAACTATGCCGTGCCAGTGAACAAAGAGTTGGCTTCGCAATGGGTATGGCGCTTCAACAAGCAGTACGTTGATAAATACAACATGGACATCACCAAGATTCGCACATTAGAGGATCTGGAGCCTTACCTGCAGCAAATTAAGGATAATGAACCAGCCGACATTACTCCGCTGGCTGTTCCGAAGGGCTTTAAGCCTTATCTGGCGTTCGACTTCCTGTTGGGTGACGAATTTCCGGTTGGTATCAACATGAATGGTGACACTGGTAAATACGTTAATGTGTTGGAATCCGAAGAGCTGAAAAGCTCGTTGAAAACCATCCGTAAATACTATCAGGCAGGTTATCTGCGCAAGGATGTAGCGACACTGGAAGGCATCGACAACATCAAAACAGGCAAATGGTTTGTTGACCGTGAACAGACACAGCCGTACGCCGAACTGGGATGGTCCAGAAGTGCGGGCTATGATATCGTGACTACACCGATGCAGGATCCGGTTATTTTCACTGGTTCGGCAACAGGCGCTATGCATGCAATCTCGGCGAACTCCAAGAACCCTGAACGGGCTATGATGTTCCTGAACTTGCTGAATACCGATCCATATCTGCGTAACCTGATCAACTACGGCATTGAAGGAACACATTACAAAAAGATTTCGGATAATGTCATTGAGGATCTGCCAGCGATGAAGGACGGATTCCAAATGCCTGGCTTTGCACTGGGTAACCTGTTCCTGACCTACATGCACAAGGAAGATCCAGCAGATAAGTGGGAAGCGTTCAAGGAATTCAACAATTCCGCGAAGGTTGCTCCAAGCTTTGGCTTCAACTTCAATCCTGACCCGGTGAAGACGGAAGTGGCTTCCATCTCCGCCATCGTGAAAGAATTCTACCCATCCATCATGACGGGGGCTGTTGACCCGGATGAGCATCTGCCGAAAGCGATCGAGAAGTTGAAAGCGGCAGGTCTGGATAAAGTGATTGCAGAAGCGCAAAAGCAGTACGACGAATGGAAAGCTGCAAATCAAAAATAA
- a CDS encoding carbohydrate ABC transporter permease — protein sequence MSNLSEPVKRASAHTRRTGKKSRDLNAISPLSNVIFNIAIGLFALSCIFPFLFIVIISFTDEKTLAINGFKLFPEVWTLDAYRFLMESGQQMAQSFGVTLTVTVVGTALTLYLVTTYAYAISRKNFAQRRFFSFLAFFTMLFSGGLVPSYIVVTQVLHLRDSIWALILPSIMNAFYIIVMRTFFTTTVPDAVIESAKIDGASEFGIYTRIVLPISLPGIATIGLFSTLGFWNDWFNALLYIDNANLIPLQTLLIRIQNNMDFVVQNSSRVVSYDIASTLPTETVRMAMVVLATLPVALAYPFFQKYFIQGLTIGSVKE from the coding sequence ATGAGTAATTTAAGCGAACCGGTAAAGCGGGCATCTGCCCATACGAGGAGAACCGGAAAGAAATCGAGAGATCTGAATGCCATTTCGCCATTATCCAATGTGATTTTTAATATAGCTATCGGTCTGTTTGCCTTATCTTGTATCTTTCCGTTTCTGTTCATTGTTATCATCTCATTTACCGATGAGAAGACGCTGGCGATCAATGGATTTAAGTTATTCCCTGAAGTCTGGACGCTGGATGCCTACCGATTCCTTATGGAATCCGGGCAGCAGATGGCCCAATCGTTTGGGGTTACCTTAACGGTGACGGTTGTCGGAACCGCGCTCACACTGTATTTGGTCACCACGTATGCATATGCCATCTCGCGCAAAAATTTTGCACAGCGTCGGTTTTTCAGCTTTTTGGCCTTCTTCACCATGCTATTTTCCGGCGGTCTCGTTCCCAGTTACATTGTGGTTACGCAGGTGCTGCACTTGCGGGATTCGATCTGGGCGCTGATCCTGCCGTCAATCATGAACGCTTTTTACATTATCGTTATGCGTACATTTTTCACGACCACCGTGCCGGATGCGGTTATTGAGTCGGCCAAAATCGACGGAGCTTCTGAATTCGGTATCTATACGCGCATCGTGCTGCCGATTTCGTTGCCGGGCATTGCGACTATTGGATTGTTCAGTACGTTAGGATTCTGGAATGACTGGTTCAATGCGTTGCTCTACATCGACAATGCGAATCTGATTCCACTCCAGACATTGCTGATTCGAATACAGAACAATATGGATTTTGTTGTGCAAAACAGCAGCCGAGTCGTGTCCTATGACATTGCCTCGACACTGCCAACGGAGACCGTCCGCATGGCGATGGTTGTCTTGGCTACACTGCCGGTTGCGCTGGCGTATCCGTTTTTCCAAAAGTATTTTATACAAGGTCTGACCATCGGTTCGGTCAAAGAATAA
- a CDS encoding ABC transporter permease: MKNKAFLLLVLPGAAWFIIFAYLPMFGTIIAFKDFRIHPGGFLESVLKSEWVGFKNFEFLFSTSDAYIITRNTILYNLGLIFLGLVLAVTLAIIMNELLNKRLAKIYQTAMFMPYFLSWVIISYFVFSFLSVEKGVFNQIITYFGGDPVSWYSETGYWPYFLILLGLWKGAGYGSVVYLAAIAGIDRSYYEAAMIDGATKWKQIRYITLPLLRPLMIILTILAIGGIFRSDFGLFYQVPRDSGALYPVTNVIDTFVYRGLTIMGDTGMSTATGLYQSVVGLILVLLANYAVRKIEKDYAVF, encoded by the coding sequence ATGAAGAACAAGGCGTTTCTTCTGCTGGTACTGCCGGGAGCAGCTTGGTTTATCATTTTTGCCTATTTGCCAATGTTCGGAACGATTATTGCTTTTAAGGACTTCCGGATACATCCGGGCGGATTTCTTGAAAGCGTTCTAAAAAGCGAATGGGTTGGGTTCAAGAACTTTGAGTTTCTGTTCTCCACCAGTGACGCCTATATCATCACACGTAATACCATTCTGTATAACCTGGGTCTGATCTTTCTCGGGTTGGTGCTCGCGGTGACGCTTGCGATCATCATGAACGAACTGTTGAACAAACGGCTGGCGAAGATTTACCAGACCGCGATGTTTATGCCTTATTTCCTGTCTTGGGTTATTATCAGTTATTTCGTCTTCTCGTTTCTGAGTGTGGAAAAGGGTGTGTTCAACCAGATCATTACCTATTTTGGTGGAGATCCGGTTAGTTGGTACAGTGAGACAGGATATTGGCCGTATTTTCTCATTCTGCTCGGCCTGTGGAAAGGTGCAGGTTATGGCAGTGTAGTGTATCTGGCAGCAATCGCAGGTATCGACCGTTCTTATTATGAGGCAGCGATGATCGACGGCGCTACGAAGTGGAAACAGATCCGGTACATTACGCTGCCACTGCTCAGACCACTAATGATCATCCTGACCATTCTGGCGATCGGCGGGATCTTCCGTTCCGACTTTGGACTGTTCTATCAGGTTCCGCGGGACTCTGGTGCGCTGTATCCGGTCACCAATGTCATCGACACGTTTGTATACCGCGGCTTGACCATTATGGGTGATACGGGAATGAGTACAGCTACAGGATTGTATCAATCGGTTGTCGGTTTGATTCTTGTCCTGCTGGCAAACTATGCTGTGCGTAAAATTGAAAAGGATTATGCCGTATTCTAG
- a CDS encoding response regulator transcription factor — MRSVMLVDDEPLIVKGMQAIIDWDQNNMQIAGTACNGLEALAMMDEVPVDLIITDIMMPQMTGLELIRETKARNPYTKFIILSGYEEFKYVREGISLGVENYLLKPVNMDELEATIKHMQRDWEHEEMRQIQMDQSWRILRNNILQRWANETIDAKEFRERAQMLEIPMNKSTYCAASLRIVGDDKGDDPQMYLPGIAEQCEQIGNKGLPDGCGIICFPDQNGDIMLLFVSAGTEGSDEWQLQALTKMKQAVAEDTGARVWGIIGQSESTYLGFPKSCKSVKLWLQNHLFMDCNTFIMQVENEEASNQHQEKPGPAMEQFHKLLRDGEGTEVDRFIDEFFIVEGKEPCLPRTPFFNSAIQLMLAAKELEKTPDYGDIFGPLSRIHTLSKLKQLVRKVVHHTLDTYHTAEKTYSPHIMAVLEVVKNHYQDELSLKTLSQRLELHPNYLGQLFQQEVGTTFSDYVNQYRIERATHLLLYSDKKTAEIAGEVGYWDSTYFYRQFKKYAGVSPTELRSIYMKK, encoded by the coding sequence ATGAGAAGTGTAATGTTGGTCGATGATGAGCCGCTTATTGTCAAAGGAATGCAAGCGATCATTGATTGGGATCAGAATAACATGCAGATTGCCGGAACGGCATGCAATGGGTTGGAAGCGCTAGCAATGATGGACGAGGTTCCTGTCGATCTGATTATTACGGATATCATGATGCCGCAAATGACCGGACTTGAACTAATCCGGGAGACTAAAGCGCGCAATCCATATACCAAATTCATTATTTTAAGTGGTTACGAAGAATTCAAATATGTGCGGGAGGGCATCTCACTGGGGGTTGAGAACTACCTGCTCAAGCCAGTCAATATGGATGAACTGGAAGCGACCATCAAGCATATGCAGCGGGATTGGGAGCACGAAGAGATGCGCCAGATTCAAATGGATCAGAGCTGGAGGATTCTGCGCAACAATATTTTGCAGCGGTGGGCGAACGAGACCATTGACGCCAAAGAATTCCGTGAGCGTGCGCAGATGCTTGAGATTCCCATGAACAAATCCACATATTGTGCGGCTTCTCTAAGGATTGTAGGAGATGACAAGGGGGATGATCCCCAGATGTATCTGCCGGGAATTGCTGAGCAGTGTGAGCAGATCGGGAACAAAGGCCTCCCGGATGGCTGCGGTATCATCTGTTTTCCTGATCAGAACGGAGACATCATGCTGCTGTTCGTTTCAGCCGGTACGGAAGGTAGTGATGAATGGCAGCTTCAGGCACTCACCAAAATGAAGCAAGCGGTTGCTGAGGACACAGGTGCACGTGTATGGGGGATCATCGGTCAATCCGAGTCGACCTATCTGGGTTTTCCAAAGAGTTGCAAGTCCGTAAAGCTGTGGCTTCAGAATCATTTGTTTATGGATTGTAATACCTTCATCATGCAAGTGGAGAACGAAGAAGCTAGCAATCAGCATCAAGAGAAGCCTGGGCCAGCGATGGAGCAGTTCCACAAGCTGCTGCGGGATGGGGAAGGTACTGAAGTGGATCGATTCATCGACGAATTCTTCATTGTTGAGGGTAAGGAACCCTGCCTCCCGAGAACACCGTTCTTCAATTCTGCGATCCAGCTTATGCTGGCCGCCAAGGAACTAGAGAAAACGCCTGACTACGGGGACATCTTCGGCCCCCTGTCCAGAATTCATACGCTCAGCAAACTGAAACAATTGGTCAGAAAGGTTGTTCATCACACGCTGGATACATACCATACTGCCGAGAAAACGTACAGTCCGCATATCATGGCTGTGCTGGAGGTGGTGAAAAATCACTATCAGGATGAGCTTTCACTTAAGACGCTCAGTCAGAGGCTGGAGCTTCATCCGAACTACCTCGGCCAATTGTTCCAGCAAGAGGTCGGTACCACCTTTTCTGATTATGTGAACCAGTACCGAATCGAGCGTGCCACTCATTTGCTGTTATATTCGGACAAAAAGACGGCAGAAATAGCGGGAGAGGTGGGCTATTGGGACTCCACATATTTTTACAGACAGTTTAAGAAATATGCTGGCGTTTCTCCTACGGAGCTGCGCTCGATCTACATGAAAAAATAA
- a CDS encoding cache domain-containing sensor histidine kinase: MYKNYLKKKMFNKILLFYSMVMVLLFISISVLAYRYYEQRVVQEQMDASLQELDIVSINLNQQYERLYNAVQQIYTDAMIGDDLKYFLTNEYEDFLNWRLNQYAYSYRTERGNFDYQLRLLLKDEASIANVVLYSTDQDFFYVLNRETQHFYYHPKLSAGHQDWFQRLRSAPWQYMGSEPLFEGKMADEPTPYSYANVLKDSVTLKQYGAIMFELNTDRIKGLLRDRPGGKNSRIMLMTGEGQVIFDSKGKYDNTVYPYWGKMNLPEDWVDLEERSKVQLLNIGNTGMVVASIIPESQIKQSLQAIRFSLIGIVILCIMISIAVTFTIIRRYSKKIHRLVLYMRRWQEGDLSKRIEMEGEDELQQISQRFNHMCDRLESYIETVYVSEIKQKNAQLVALQAQINPHFLYNTLESIRMKAISLGARDVGQMIYILATMFRHLIKKQTHVTLAEEIELCGMYLALVQYRYEDKLHVETHIENAAAGSMVVKLLVQPIIENYIVHGFRTNDDDNRISITAEEENGVIHIRVKDNGKGISAERLLELQHGLHKGDEAAETSDRSLGLKNVHDRIRLNYGSDYGLHLNSAEGEGCEVTISIPVTREETG; encoded by the coding sequence ATGTATAAGAACTACTTGAAGAAAAAAATGTTCAACAAAATCCTACTGTTTTATTCCATGGTGATGGTCCTGTTGTTCATCAGCATCTCGGTGTTGGCCTACCGCTACTATGAACAGCGAGTGGTACAGGAACAAATGGATGCCAGTTTGCAGGAGCTGGATATTGTCAGTATCAACCTGAATCAGCAGTACGAACGGCTGTATAATGCCGTGCAGCAGATTTATACCGACGCCATGATCGGCGATGATCTGAAGTATTTTTTGACTAATGAATACGAGGATTTTCTCAATTGGCGCCTGAATCAATATGCTTACAGCTACCGTACAGAGCGAGGGAACTTCGATTATCAATTACGTCTGCTGTTAAAGGATGAGGCCTCGATTGCAAATGTCGTGTTATACAGCACGGATCAGGATTTTTTCTATGTTCTTAATCGGGAGACCCAGCACTTTTACTATCATCCCAAGCTTTCGGCAGGGCATCAGGACTGGTTCCAGCGGCTGAGGAGTGCACCTTGGCAGTATATGGGCAGCGAACCGCTTTTCGAAGGGAAAATGGCTGATGAGCCTACCCCGTACAGCTACGCGAATGTGCTCAAAGACTCCGTGACATTGAAGCAGTACGGTGCAATTATGTTTGAGCTGAATACAGACCGCATCAAAGGGCTGCTTCGAGACAGACCGGGCGGCAAGAACAGTCGGATCATGTTGATGACAGGGGAAGGTCAGGTGATTTTCGATTCAAAGGGCAAGTATGACAACACCGTCTACCCGTACTGGGGGAAGATGAATTTGCCGGAGGATTGGGTGGATCTGGAGGAGCGCTCCAAGGTGCAGCTGCTGAATATCGGGAATACGGGAATGGTCGTGGCTTCTATTATTCCGGAGTCGCAAATCAAACAGAGCCTTCAGGCGATTCGTTTCAGCCTCATTGGGATTGTGATTCTGTGCATCATGATTAGCATTGCGGTGACGTTCACCATCATCCGCCGTTATTCCAAAAAAATTCACAGACTCGTGCTTTACATGCGGCGCTGGCAGGAGGGTGATCTGAGTAAACGTATCGAGATGGAGGGGGAAGATGAGCTGCAGCAGATTTCGCAGAGATTTAATCATATGTGTGATCGGCTGGAGTCTTACATAGAAACGGTATATGTGTCGGAGATCAAACAAAAGAACGCGCAGCTTGTGGCTTTGCAAGCACAGATTAATCCCCATTTTCTGTACAATACGTTGGAAAGCATCCGCATGAAAGCCATCAGTTTGGGAGCCAGGGATGTTGGGCAGATGATTTATATTCTCGCCACGATGTTCCGTCATTTGATCAAAAAGCAGACCCATGTAACCTTGGCGGAGGAAATAGAGCTGTGCGGCATGTACCTGGCTTTGGTCCAATATCGGTATGAGGACAAGCTGCACGTGGAGACCCATATCGAGAATGCAGCGGCGGGAAGCATGGTCGTCAAGTTGCTGGTCCAGCCGATTATTGAGAATTACATTGTGCATGGTTTTCGTACGAATGATGATGATAACAGGATCTCCATCACAGCCGAAGAAGAGAACGGCGTGATTCACATCCGTGTAAAGGATAACGGAAAGGGGATTTCCGCGGAGAGACTGCTTGAACTGCAACATGGGTTGCATAAGGGCGATGAAGCTGCTGAGACATCTGACCGATCTTTGGGTCTTAAGAACGTGCACGACCGCATACGTCTGAATTATGGCAGTGATTATGGTCTGCACCTGAACAGTGCGGAAGGCGAAGGATGTGAGGTGACCATCAGCATTCCAGTTACAAGGGAGGAAACGGGATGA
- a CDS encoding alpha-mannosidase: MFLTENKLQARIHELSELRYRDRLPLNHFLACEDRREEINPALPGDDSHWKPMHTGESWSGRDLYLWLRTKVEFPASWEDKRIVGLFDFGDTGGGNNSGFESLFYWDGKPFQGVDSNHKEVFFPASAAGSTNELVFRLWSGLEGGGQPRNQTHTFRQAELCWLDEAVDDLVFTGSSILETVNILDAHAPERTKLLHALQQSFRLIDWSQPKSDVFYTSVHEARDDLSARLSTMDKASDVTVTCIGHTHIDVAWLWRLKHTREKCARSFSTVMRLMEMFPEYVFLQTQPQLYEYVKEDYPELYESIKERVAEGRWEAGGGMWLEADCNLTSGESLVRQLLIGTRFLKEEFGTDCRYLWLPDVFGYSWSLPQILKKSGIHTFMTTKISWNQYNRMPFDTFHWRGIDGSEVLTHFITTPEPWSEPGSWFYTYNGKIIPKTVKGIWDAYRDKEMNQDLLLSYGYGDGGGGVNREMLEMRRRLDQLPGLPKVKTGRADDYFEKLQETVEKTDSYIHTWDGELYLEYHRGTYTSQAYNKRMNRKLELAYREAEWLNALQSIVHNDWNLYQAKSLTAGWKIILRNQFHDIIPGSSITEVYEDSRIEYAEAELIGNHVDTQARMAIAGSGESPCTYTIWNSSPWVVTEIVSIPAASGELEMGTWLSDSGEILNAQYQDARWSVEVKDIPSLGYTTIHFQSNTVNDIPEQSPFIHTANGIETPFYLLEWNENGQLTRLYDKESHREVLAKGARGNVLQVFEDKPLAHEAWDIDIFYQEDMREITKCTSIEVVETGPLQSVIRFAWEYLGSTITQNMTVYTGQRRIDYTTEVDWHEQQQLLKVAFPVGIRSTEATYDIQFGNVKRPTHWNTSWDWARFESVGHQWADLSDRGYGVSLLNDSKYGYDIKDNVMRLTLIKSATHPDPHADQGLHSFTYALLPHQGDWLVGGTVQQAWLLNAPARYTQGVSEQPSRSMLTLSGSTAMISAVKKAEDSNRVIVRVHDYSGSMNTLELTSDLRIHAWRECNLMEVPEGELLYDTPITFALEPYEIKTFEIDLRV; the protein is encoded by the coding sequence ATGTTTCTTACTGAAAACAAACTACAAGCACGTATTCATGAATTATCCGAGCTGCGTTACCGGGATCGTTTGCCTTTAAATCATTTTCTTGCCTGCGAAGACCGCAGGGAAGAAATTAACCCTGCCCTGCCGGGAGACGATAGCCATTGGAAGCCTATGCATACAGGAGAAAGTTGGTCCGGTCGAGATCTCTATTTGTGGCTGCGTACAAAAGTCGAGTTCCCTGCCTCCTGGGAAGATAAACGGATTGTCGGACTGTTTGATTTCGGCGATACCGGGGGTGGTAACAATTCCGGCTTTGAATCACTGTTCTACTGGGATGGAAAGCCGTTTCAAGGCGTGGATTCCAACCACAAGGAAGTGTTCTTTCCAGCCTCTGCCGCAGGCAGCACCAACGAGTTGGTCTTCCGCTTATGGTCCGGTCTGGAAGGTGGCGGTCAGCCCCGCAACCAGACGCATACGTTCAGACAAGCAGAACTGTGTTGGCTGGATGAAGCTGTTGATGATCTTGTATTTACAGGGTCATCAATTCTGGAAACGGTCAACATTCTGGATGCCCATGCACCTGAACGCACAAAGCTGCTTCATGCACTCCAGCAGTCCTTCCGCCTGATTGATTGGTCGCAGCCTAAGTCCGATGTCTTCTATACCTCTGTGCATGAGGCAAGGGATGACCTGAGCGCCCGATTGAGTACGATGGACAAAGCCTCTGATGTGACCGTCACTTGTATCGGCCATACTCATATTGACGTTGCCTGGCTGTGGCGGTTGAAGCATACGCGCGAGAAATGCGCCCGTTCCTTCTCTACGGTCATGCGCCTGATGGAGATGTTCCCGGAGTATGTTTTCCTTCAGACACAGCCCCAATTGTACGAATATGTGAAAGAGGACTACCCGGAACTGTACGAATCCATCAAGGAGCGTGTCGCTGAAGGACGCTGGGAAGCGGGCGGCGGCATGTGGCTGGAGGCTGACTGTAACCTGACCTCGGGCGAATCCCTGGTCCGACAATTGCTGATTGGCACTCGTTTTCTCAAAGAAGAATTCGGGACGGATTGCCGATATCTATGGTTGCCCGATGTATTCGGCTACAGCTGGTCTCTGCCGCAAATTCTGAAAAAATCCGGCATTCATACGTTCATGACGACCAAAATCAGCTGGAACCAATACAACCGCATGCCATTCGATACATTCCACTGGCGCGGAATTGACGGCTCAGAGGTGCTGACCCACTTCATTACTACACCCGAGCCTTGGTCCGAGCCGGGGTCATGGTTCTATACCTATAACGGAAAAATCATTCCGAAGACGGTCAAGGGCATCTGGGATGCCTACCGCGATAAGGAGATGAACCAGGATCTGCTGCTGTCGTACGGATACGGAGACGGCGGAGGCGGAGTTAACCGCGAAATGCTGGAGATGAGACGGCGGCTGGATCAACTGCCCGGATTGCCCAAGGTCAAGACAGGACGCGCAGATGATTATTTTGAAAAGCTGCAGGAGACGGTCGAGAAAACCGATTCGTACATCCATACATGGGATGGTGAACTGTATCTGGAGTATCACCGCGGAACGTATACCAGTCAGGCGTACAACAAACGGATGAACCGCAAGCTTGAGCTGGCTTACCGCGAAGCGGAGTGGCTGAATGCATTGCAAAGTATTGTGCACAATGACTGGAATCTGTATCAAGCGAAGTCCCTGACTGCGGGTTGGAAAATCATTTTGCGCAACCAGTTCCATGACATCATTCCCGGTTCCTCCATCACAGAGGTGTATGAGGATAGCAGAATTGAATATGCAGAAGCTGAGCTGATTGGCAATCACGTGGACACGCAGGCTCGGATGGCTATTGCTGGCAGCGGAGAATCTCCGTGTACGTACACCATTTGGAACTCCTCCCCATGGGTCGTTACAGAAATCGTGAGCATTCCTGCGGCATCAGGCGAATTGGAAATGGGAACTTGGTTGAGCGATTCCGGTGAGATTCTGAACGCTCAATACCAGGATGCACGTTGGTCCGTCGAGGTAAAGGATATTCCTTCGCTGGGGTATACCACAATTCACTTCCAGAGCAATACGGTAAACGATATCCCTGAGCAATCTCCATTCATCCACACAGCTAATGGAATCGAGACACCATTCTATCTGCTCGAGTGGAATGAGAATGGGCAGTTGACCCGCCTTTACGATAAAGAGTCACATCGTGAGGTGCTTGCCAAAGGCGCTAGAGGCAATGTGCTTCAGGTGTTCGAGGACAAACCACTTGCCCACGAGGCCTGGGATATTGATATCTTCTATCAGGAAGATATGCGAGAGATTACGAAATGCACCAGCATTGAAGTCGTAGAGACGGGGCCACTTCAGTCCGTGATCCGCTTCGCTTGGGAATACCTCGGCTCCACGATTACGCAGAACATGACTGTATATACCGGGCAGCGACGAATCGATTACACCACTGAGGTGGATTGGCATGAACAGCAGCAACTGCTGAAAGTTGCCTTCCCAGTCGGCATCCGCTCTACGGAAGCCACCTATGATATTCAATTCGGTAACGTTAAACGGCCGACGCACTGGAACACAAGTTGGGACTGGGCGCGTTTCGAATCTGTTGGCCATCAATGGGCTGATCTGTCCGATAGAGGTTATGGCGTCAGTTTGCTGAATGATTCCAAGTACGGTTATGACATTAAAGACAACGTCATGCGGCTGACCCTGATCAAGAGCGCTACGCACCCTGATCCACATGCCGATCAGGGACTGCACAGCTTCACCTATGCTCTTCTTCCGCATCAGGGAGATTGGCTCGTTGGCGGAACCGTGCAGCAGGCCTGGCTTCTGAATGCTCCAGCTCGATATACACAAGGGGTATCAGAGCAGCCAAGTCGATCCATGCTCACCTTGTCCGGCAGCACAGCCATGATCTCGGCAGTTAAGAAGGCGGAGGATTCCAATCGTGTCATCGTACGCGTTCATGATTATTCAGGCAGCATGAATACGCTTGAACTGACAAGCGATCTACGGATTCACGCGTGGAGAGAATGCAATCTTATGGAAGTACCAGAGGGCGAACTCCTGTATGATACACCGATAACTTTTGCTCTTGAACCTTATGAAATCAAGACGTTTGAGATTGATCTGAGAGTATAA